Below is a window of Synechococcus sp. RSCCF101 DNA.
GCGGTCGGCATCAACGAAGTTCCCTCCGGTCTGGCCCGGGCGCTGCGCCAGCACGCCGAAGGCGACGCCGAATGACATCACCCGCGCTCACCCCCACACCGGGAAGCCGCGGTTTTTCTGTCCCACCGACTCTGTTGCTGAGTTCCATTCATCATGTCCACCAAGACCGACGAGATTCTCGAATCTCTCAAAACCCTGTCCCTGCTTGAAGCCTCCGAGCTGGTCAAGCAGATCGAGGAGGCCTTCGGGGTCTCCGCCGCTGCCTCCGCCGGTGCGGTGGTGATGGCTGCCCCCGGTGCCGGCGGCGGTGCCGCTGAACCGGAAGAGGAGAAGACCGAGTTCGACGTGATCCTGGAGGGCTTCGATGCCTCCGCCAAGATCAAGGTCCTCAAGGCGGTGCGCGAAGCCACCGGCCTGGGTCTCGGAGATGCCAAGGCCCTTGTGGAGGCTGCTCCCAAGGCCATCAAGGAGGGCATCGCCAAGGACGAGGCCGAAGCCCTCAAGAAGTCCATCGAAGAGGTGGGCGGCAAGGTCACCGTCAAGTGACCCGTCGTTTCTCCTGATGCTGCGGCCCTGCGGGGCCGCTTTTTTCATGGCCTTCGCGGGCAAGAAAAAAGCCCCGCCAACGGGCAGGGCTTTGGTGAGGAACGATTGCGGGAGTCTGTCCTCGTTTCGACCCCGAAGGGCGTTCCGCACTCCTCACACGCACAGACAGTAAGAACTGCAACCAGGCTGTGCACCGTCGGCGGGGCACTGCCGCGACTGGCACGTGCCAGTTCAGCGGCGGTAGGGGATCACCTCGAGCGCGATCGGTCCGCTGCGCCGTGCCGCACCGGAGAGCCTCGTCGTCCGCAGGCCGGAGGTCAGCTGAACGGGGCCCGGGGCCGCGAGGCCGGTGGCGCCGCCCGGCCGGCTACCGCTCGCGCGGGAGAGAAGCACCGGCAGGGCCTCATCGTGGGCGAAGTAGAGGTGGCCCAGCGCCTTGCCCTGGTAGCTGCGGCGCTCAAGGGCCCACTCGGGCTCAAGCTCGAGCTGAACGAAGGCGTCCTTGTCGGGGGTGGCCGGGCGCGGAGCCCTGGCCACCAGGATGGTTTCGCTCTGGCTGGGGCTCATGGCCCGCAGCTCCAGCTCCCGAGGGCCGGCCACCAGCTTGAGGCGGTAGCGGCTGCCGAGGTCCTCGTCGCCCAGGCGCAGGGAGTAGGCGTTGCTGTCGAGGTAGCGGCTGCAGATGCCCTTGAAGTCGAACCGGTTCAGGCTCGGGTCCACAAGGCCGTCCGGCCGCTGGCTCCAGCAGGCGGGACGGGCTTTGAGCTGCTCCAGCACCAGCAGGGTCCACTGGCCCTGGCTGAGCGGGCGGGCCAGCACGGTGAACCGGTCCGACTGAACGGGCTGCCCATCGAACACCGCGGCCGCCCGGGCCTGATGCCGGATCGTGGCCACGGAGGCGAGGCCCAGAGCCCCGACGGCGAGGGCGGATCGCCACCGACGTCGGCCCGCCTGAATCGACAGCGCCATGACCGTTCCTCCGCAGCCTTATGACAGGACCCGTGTTGTAGCGGATCGGGGCGCTCCGGCCAATGGCGAAGCAGGCACAGCAGCAACCCCGGGTGGTGGCCGCCGCCAGCGACGGCGCCTGCAGCGGCAATCCCGGTCCCGGGGGTTGGGGCGCTCTGCTGCGCTTCGAGGATGGAACGGAGCGGGAGCTGGGAGGCGCCGCCGAGCGCACCACCAACAACCGGATGGAGCTGGAAGCGACCCTGCGGCTCTACGAAGCCCTGGCGGACCTGCCGCGGCACCCGGATCTGGCGATCCGGACCGACAGCAAATACGTGATCGACGGCCTCACGCGCTGGCTGCCCAACTGGAAGCGCAAGGGCTGGGTCACTGCCGCCCGCAAGCCGGTGCTCAACCGCGACCTCTGGGAGGCCCTGGATGCCGCACGCCTGGCGGATGTGCCGCTGCGCTACGTGAAGGGGCACAGCGGCGATCCCGACAACGACCGGGTCGATGCGATCGCCGTGGCCTTCTCCCAGGGCCGATCGCCGCGCCTGGCCAACGGGCCCTCCGCGCCCGCCGCCCCGGAGCCCTCCGTTCAGCCGCAGGCCGATCCCGCCCCGCCCGCGCTGGTGGCCCTGCTGGGGCGGCTCGAACTCGCCGATCGTCTGGCCCGGGGTGGCTACAGCCTCACCACCGCGGAGCTGGCCCAGCTGGTGGAGCAGCCGATGCGGCAGCTGGAGCAGCGCAGCGGGCCATGGCGCTGGCGCGACTGGGAGGTGCACCCGCAGGACGGAAGCGGCTGGCGCCTGGAGCGCTGCGCGTCAGGATCGGACGGACGGGCTTGATGCCGCCCCTGCCATGACGGATGCCTCCGACGCTCCCGCTCCCAGCGATGGCCCCCTCTCAACGCGGGCTCTCTACCGCCGCTGGGTGGGTCCCCTGCTCAGCCGCGATGTCGGTGCCGACGCCGAACAGCTCAGTCAGCTGACCCTGATGGCGCTGGCACAGGCCAGCCTGCGGCGTGACTGGCCCGTGGTGGCCGACGTGGTGAGTGGCCTGAGCGCCGAGCTGCAGCGGCGGGATCTGCGGCTGGAGCAGACCCTCTTCGGCTGCCGCTTCGCCAATCCGGTGGGCCTGGCGGCCGGATTCGACAAGAACGGCGTGGCGGCCGGCCTCTGGCATGCCTTCGGCTTCGGCTTCGCCGAACTGGGAACGGTGACCTGGCATCCCCAGCCCGGCAATCCCAGGCCGCGCCTGTTCCGGCTGGCGGCTGAACGGGCGGCCCTGAACCGGATGGGATTCAACAATGGCGGCGCCGAACGGGTGCGGCGCAATCTCCAACGGCAGCGCCTGCCGCCGCCGTCGCAGCGGCCGGCTGTGCTTGGCCTCAACTTCGGCAAGTCGCGCGTCACCGACCTCGACCGGGCTCCGGAGGATTACGCCGCCTCGCTGGAGCTGCTGTCTCCGCTGGCGGATTACGCCGTGATCAACGTCAGCTCGCCCAACACGCCAGGCCTGCGCGATCTGCAGCAGGTGGGGCAGTTGCGCCGGCTGGTGGAGCGCCTGCGGCGGTTGCCCGCCTGCCCGCCCCTGCTGGTGAAGATCGCCCCCGACCTGGAGGACGACGCCATCGACACGATCGCCCGGCTGGCCTTCGAGGAGGGCCTGGCGGGGGTGATCGCGGTGAACACGAGCCTGGACCGACTCGGCCTGGAGTCGCGCCGCCTGCCCCAGACCGGCCGCACCCTGGCCGAGGAGGCCGGCGGGCTGAGCGGTGCGCCCCTGCGCCCGCGGGCGCTGCAGGTGCTGCGGCGGCTACGGGCGGCCGCCGGTCCGGCCCTGCCCCTGATCGGTGTGGGCGGCATCGATTCGGCCGAGGCCGCCTGGGAGCGCATCACGGCCGGCGCCTCCCTGGTGCAGCTCTACACGGGCTGGATCTACGAGGGACCGGCGCTCGTGCCCGCCATCCTCGAGGGGCTGCAGCGGCAGCTGGATCGCCACGGCTTCTCCACCCTCAGGGAGGCGGTCGGCAGCGGGGTTCCCTGGGCGTGAAACACCGGTACCCTTGGCCGGCTTCGCGGGTGCGTTTCGGTGTTCTCAGGCCTCACTGCGGGGATCACCGAACGTCTGGCAGGGCTGCGGGCCTGGTTGATCCCCCAGATCGTGTACCTGGCCATCAGTGATGAATGCCTGCTGCTGATGAGAGTGGAGCGGGGCAGCGAGGGCCCGGCCTCCCGCTTCTGGTCGCTGCCGATCCCCAAGGGTGCCTGCAAGGAGGGGGTTCCAATGCAGAAGGAGGCACTGGGAGACCTTCTCAGCGACTGGCTGCTGGATCAGAGCGTGGTGGGGGGGATCCTTTCGGTGGTCCTGGCGGAGAACAGCTGTCGCTGGCGGCTTCTGGAGTGGGGGGAGGGGGGCGTGCCGGAGGATCCCATCGATGATCTGCGGGAACGCATGGCCGACCTGCCTCTTCCCGATCCCATCGAGACTGTGTACATCGCCGCGGAGGATGTGGAGCCGGCCTCCGCCTCAGCCGCTCCCTGCTCGTTGATGGTGTCGGCTCCCCGCGACCTCGTGACCGCCTGGGTCGAGGTGGCCAACTTCGCGGATCTGCCGCTGAGACGAGTGGAGTCTCCGCAGATGTGCCAGTGGCGTGCCGTGTTCACCGCTCTCGATGAGACGGCCGACGTGCGCCCCTCAGCCCTCCTGGCCCTGCTGGTGCCGGAAGGTCGTGATCATCGCCTCACGTTGTTCCAGCGTCGGCTGCCGGAGTTTGAGCAGGTCATCACCGGCTATGACGCCGATGCTGCCGGCGAGCGCCTCACCTTTGTGGATGACCTGGAGGAGCGGGTGCGGAGGTTTCAGCGCTATCGCCGCCTCTCTCCGGACACGACTTGGTGCCTCGTCGGCACCCTGGCCGAAGACGAGGCGCTGCAGGATGAACTCAGACAGCGCCACCCCGACTGGAGTGTGTGGCCATGGACCCCGGAGCGGGACTGGCCGGGTCTGCTCGCGGAGGGGATGGCCGACCCTGAGGAGGACGAGGACCGTGTTGAGAGCCATGAGGCCATTCCGGATCCGGCCTGGAAACATCCTGAGCAGGCCCCGCTGCTGCTTCGGCTGGCCGGCCTGATGGCCAAGGAGGCCCGTCCATGACCCGGCGTTCTTCAGACCTGCTCCAGGAGCCCAGACGCGAACTGGGCCTGCCTGATGCTCCCAGGGATCAAGGCAGCTTTGTCGTCAACCTGATCAAGGGGAGCGTGATTGCCGGGGTCGGTCTTCTGGCGCTGGTGATGGCGGCCGGAGGCCTTCGAGTCCGCAATGCTCTTCTCTTCTGGCAGGTTGAAGATCTGGCCCCTGTGGAGGCGCGGCTGAAGCGGGCCCGGGGCGAACTGAACCGCACGCGAGAGCAAACCGATGGCCTACGAGCCAGCAGCGAGGGGCTGGCCCGGGCTCTGGTGGAAGTGCGGTCGGGTTCCGCGCTGCTGGCCCAACTGACCCGCGTCGCGCCCAGAGGAGTTCAGTTCTTGACTGTTCAGGAGATTGATGAGGCTCTGACCTTTGAGGGCCGTGCCAACGATCCCGATGCTTTCGGCCGCATCAATGTGCTCGAGCTGGCGCTGGCCGATCTGCCTGATGTTCGGGCAGAGCAGGTCGCCATTGAGAAGGTGGAGCGCGTTCCCCTGCCCGACCCCCCAGAGGGAAGTCCGATTGTCAATGAAGTGACCTTCAGCCTGAAGGCTCCTCTCAAGCTCGATTACATCCCTTCGATCGAAGAGTTGCGCGAGCTTGATGCAGACGGAATGGCAAGGCGACGGGCCGTGCTCAGTGAGATCGGCCTGCTGCCATGACCAACCTCCAGTCACCCCCTTCCCAGCTGTCCCGGATCATCACTCCCGGCCGCTTCGGAGTGGCGGCGCCGATTGTTCTGGGTCTGCTGCTCGCCGGTGCTGTCCTCTCCCTGGAGCTGCTGCCCCAGTGGGCTGAGATGGCTCGGCGGGGCGATCGGTTGCGTGAGCTGAAGCAGATGGAGAGGGATCTGCCGAATGTGGAGCGCGAGGTCCTGCTCAGTCGTGAACAGCTCGAACAAGCGAGGGAACAACAGGGGCTGCTGCTGGATGTGATCGCTGGCAGCGGCGACATCCGCACCTTCCTGGCGCAGCTCAGCGCGGAAGCGGCCCGCACGGGCGTGACCCTGGCCTTCTTCGAGCCTCTGGCCGGCGAGGAGCCGGCCCCGGAACCGGAGCCGGGCCGCAGTGAGGCCCCTGATGACGCGCCGCCCCCTTCCCGTGAGAAGGATCCCCTCGCTCCCCAGGGCTACGAGCGACGAACCGTGCTGCTGCGGGCGTGGGCAGACGCACCGGCGCTGCTCCGATTCATGCGGGCCATGGAGCGGCTCAGCCTGCTGGTGGTGCAGAGCGATCTGATGTTGGAGGCGCTCTCCGTCGATGAGGCGAACCAGCGCATCGGTGCGGAGCTGAGCGGCATGACCGAACTCAAGCTTCTGCTGAGCTTCTACGACAGGGCTCCATCCGAGCCAGAAGGTCAGACTCAGCCCGGCGTGGCTGCTTCGGAGGAGGCCGACGCGAGTGCGGACGAGGCCGATGAGTCGGATGGGTGAGGTGCGCCGACTGGTCCGTGCCGCCTGGCCTACCCGCCCTGCGCCCGATACCATCCGCCCAGTTTCCGGGGAGCAGGGTGTTGAGCTGCCGCCTGCTGCGTTCTGTTCTGGTGGGCGGGCTCCTCGTCTCCTCGGCCTCAGGAGCGCCCTTTTCCCCTCTCCTGGCTCCCGCCCAGGCCCAGAGTTCCGGTTCACTGGAGCTGAAGGTGCGCCGTCAGCCGGATGTGGTGGAGGTGGTGCTGGAAAACACCGGCCCCGCTCCCGCCCTGCAACAGACCTCCAGCAGTGACTCCTGGGAAGCCCGCATCTCCCTGGAGGCGGCCAATGCCCTGCGTCTCGGTCCCCAGCAGACGGGGCTGCCTTCGGAAGGCCTGAAATCGATCAGCCTCACCGGCTCCGGTCGCGATTACCTGCTGCGGGTGGAATCGGTCGCGGGGCGCACCCTCAGTCCGCCGGTGCTGAGTGCCGATGGGCAGAACCTGGTGCTCAGCTTCCCGGCTTCCCCGACTGGCCTCACGCAGACCACACGCCTGAATCTGAATCGGCCCGGGCGAGTTCCCCAGGCCAGTTATGTGCCGCCACTGCAGCCGAGGGCCGTGGCACCGCCCCTGGGCGACATGGCCGTGGGCACCATGGTGATGCGCAACCAGGGCTACGTGAGCCTGCAGGGTCCGCCGGTGACCCTGAACTTCCGAAACACCCCGGTGAAGGAGGCCATGCTCTCCCTGGCCCGTGTGGGGGGCTACGGCTTCGTGTATGTGGATGACCGGGCCGACAACCTACGGGATGAGGAGGAGCTCATCCGCGGGGCGGATGGTGTGACCCGGACTCAGACGCTGAATGAGGATCCGCGGCCGGTGACGATGCTGTTCAACAATGAGTCGTACAGCACGGCTGTGAATGCCGTTCTGATGGCATCGCGAATTCAGGCGAAAGTACAAGGAAGCACGATTTTCGCAGGCCCCCAGGTGGTTGCGCAGGCCGGTTTCGGACCCCAGCTCTCCAAGGTGTATCGGCTCAATCAGGCCACCCCCCAGAGCGCGGCTCAGTATCTGGCCAGCCTGGGTGCTGAGATCTTTGTACCTGAGCAGATCACTCAGACCCAGAGCACCGGTGAAACCACCACAGCCGGTGGTGGTGGTGGTGGTGGTGCGGCAGGCACCACGGTGGGCAATGTCTCCACAGAGACGGCGACGCGCACCACCATCACCACCTATTCCAGCAACAAGGGTCCCTTGCTGGGGATGACGGGAACCGTTGACGATCGACTGGGAACCATCACCCTGGTCGGGACTCCCACCACTGTTCAGGCAGCAGAGGGCTATCTGAAGCAGATCGACTTGCGCGAGCGACAGGTGGCTCTGTCTGTGAAAATTCTTGATGTCAGCTTGGAGAATACGAATGATATTGACAACAGCTTCTCTTTGCGGTTTGGCAACAACCTGATTGTGAACGATCAAGGGAGGCTTCTTGCTGCTTTCGGGCGTAATCTGCCTGCTAATGAAGGTAGTTTTGCTTCCGCCCCGCTTGAGACCGAGTCCTCGTCCACATCAAGTTTCGACGAAAGCAGCGGATCTCGTGAGTTCTCGGGCCTGAATACGGATACATCCTTCAACTCCAATGATGTGTCAGACGCGCTTACGGCCACTTTCGAGAACGGGCGCTCCCTATCTCAGAGTCAGATTGAAGACATCAATAACAGCCTCTCGCGTGATACTGGAACCTCTCTTCAGGAGGTCACCCGTGATATCACGATCACCCAACCGGACGGCTCAACGCTGACTGAAACGCTGACAGAGTACCGCATTGTTCCTACGGCTAACAGCTCTCAAGGTTTCTCTTCATCTCTGGCTCAGAATATTAATGAAATTCTTTCCAGTAGTACCGGCCAAAGGGTGAGTCTTGCTCGGAATAGCTCTTCTGGCAACCGAAGTGATCTTCGTGGCGATCTCTCCACTTCACGACGCAGCGCCAGTGGTTCTCGAACCGACTCCACCAGCTCTACGGGAGTCAGCAGCCGTCGCCGCAACCCAGCCCTGAATTATCCCGATCAAGCCTTCTATGATTTCCTCCAAGCCCAGATTGTTTCGGAGAACACTAAGGTTCTTGCTAGCCCAACCATCATTCTTTCTGAATCCAACGAGATCATTCGCGGTTCCGGTACCCGTGTCTGAGGATGGGGACCAGGGGCTGAGTGCTTTCAACATTGATGAGCCGATTGGACGTAGATTTGCCAACGAAGCTGTCGTGAGGGTTGGCGATAACGTGCCTACAAGTGTCACCGTGTCCGAGTCCGATGGTGGAGCGATCTCCTGTGAAGCTGAATACAGCACAGCAGGTCTCGTGCTTGGAGCCAGGGTTCAGAAAATTGATGATAATGGATTCGTTTCCTTTTCTCTTTCGCCTCAGATCTCGGCAACAACTGGGGAAACATTTGAGAATGGCGCCTTCTGCCCCGAGACTGAGATCCTAAACTTCCGCCGCCTGGACACAGGCTCAGTGCGAGTGCGTGATGGGCAAACACTCATTCTGACTGGCGTTATTTCTGAATCAGACCGCCAGGTTGTGAGCAAATGGCCTGTTCTTGGTGATATCCCGTTGGTGGGCCAGTTCTTTCGCGCGTCCACTGGCGATCGCCAGAGGAATGAATTGGTCATTATGGTGACACCACGAGTCATCAACGATGATGTCGGTGGAACCTACGGCTACGGGTACCGGCCTGCTACAGCACCCGCACGCGAACTGATCTATAACCAGTCTCAGCGGCGCCCCTGAATGGGTTGAACCCGGCTGTTCAGAGCCCAAGAGGTGCCAGGTATTTCACCGCCAACGGCAGGATCTGCTGGAACATACCTCCAGCACCCTTTAACATTGTGCTGCCCCACCCGTTGCCACCCCGATTCTTCGGGTCCTTCTTGACTCGTTCCGCTCCTTCCCGCATCTGCTTGGCCAGCTCAGGCTGCTCCTGCTGTTCAAATAGTTCAGCGGCATAGGCAAAATCACGAGAGGCGAGTTCCCGTTTGGCCTGCTCGGCCCGGGTGATGCCGCGGGCCACCCAGGTCACGGCGGCATCGGGTTTGCGGATCAGAGCCTTGTTGAAATACTCTTCGGCGTCGGGAAAGCGGCCCTTGAGCGCGTGTTCCACACCGGCATTGTGCAGCGAGGCGTAATCGCTGGCTTCGGCCTGCACGCCCTTGGCATCCTTCCAGTGGCTCGTGCTCAGGGCGTTCTCATCGAGCAGCGCGCCGGTGAGATCCGCTTCGATCAGATCCGTTCCCGAGAGGGTGGCACCACGCAGATCGGCTCCCCGCAGCGAGGCATGCCGCAAGGTGGCGAAGCTCAGATCGGCGCCCTGGAGGTTGGCCCCATCGAGTTGGGCGCGGCCCAGATCGGCCCGTTGCAGGCGAGCCTGCTCCAGCTGGGCGTCCTGCAGATTGGCATGCGTGAGATCGGCATCCTGCAGGCGGCAGCCCCGGCAGGAGCGAGTTTCCAGCAGCTGCACCAGGTCCATGACATTGCCCCCGGCATGGGCGGCACCGCCCCCCAGAATCAACGCGGCGGGGAGGGCGATGGGAGCTATCACCCTACTTGAAGCAGACCAGCCTGAGAGACGGTGGCGCACCGCGATCACACCTGAATTGGGCGCAGTGTACGGAGCTTGACTGCAACTGCCAGAGGTGTCTGGGATGGAGTGTTCACTGGCCCCACATGGTGCTGGCCTGCCTGCACCATGGGAGGAGGCTTCAGAGGATGGTGATCGCTTCGAACCCTCCATCCGGGGTGATGGCGCCAGGGGGAGGCGGATCCTGGAAGATCAGATGCTCGCCCCGCAGATCGGTGAAACCGGCGAGCAGGATCGAGCTGTTGCCGAAGGTGATCAGGGTGTCGCGCCCATTGCCGTAGACGAAGAAACTGCTGCCCTGCTCCTCGAAGCGCAGCCCGTTCTGGAAGACCACCCGATCGCCATCCTGATCGGGGCGGAAATCGAAGATCACGTCCCGCCCTTCATCAAAGCTGTCGTAGATGAACAGATCGGTGCCACCCACCGGTGCGAGCGGATCCGCTGCGCTGGGGTTGGGGAGCACGTAGGTGAGGCTGGCGGGCGATGTGCTGTTGTTGAAATCCGGGAACTGAATCAATGATTCGAATTCAGTCAGAAGCGCTTCGGTGAGAGGTGGCCCCGGTGGCTTGCCAGGATTGGTTTCCAGAGTGGTGACGACTGGATCAAACAGGGAATTGCCAGCCGCATCGAACTGTGGTGCGCTGGCCTGGACCGGCGCGCCGGTTGTGGGGTCGATTTCGATGCGACCTGAGGGTGTTCCGTCCGGGTTGAGGAGAAAAACAGGTCCGAAACTGGTGAACGTCTCAATCGTCGGATCTTCCCCTTCAAATGGGGTATAACTCAGCGCATCAGGAATGCCCTGATACACCGCATTGAAGGCCTCGATCAGGCCTCGTTCCGTGGCGATGGTGACCGACACATCGTTCGGGCCCGGCTGAGGTGGCGGCCCGCCGGCGAGCTGTTCGTTCGTCTGGTTGATCAGATC
It encodes the following:
- the rplL gene encoding 50S ribosomal protein L7/L12 — encoded protein: MSTKTDEILESLKTLSLLEASELVKQIEEAFGVSAAASAGAVVMAAPGAGGGAAEPEEEKTEFDVILEGFDASAKIKVLKAVREATGLGLGDAKALVEAAPKAIKEGIAKDEAEALKKSIEEVGGKVTVK
- a CDS encoding DUF3747 domain-containing protein, coding for MALSIQAGRRRWRSALAVGALGLASVATIRHQARAAAVFDGQPVQSDRFTVLARPLSQGQWTLLVLEQLKARPACWSQRPDGLVDPSLNRFDFKGICSRYLDSNAYSLRLGDEDLGSRYRLKLVAGPRELELRAMSPSQSETILVARAPRPATPDKDAFVQLELEPEWALERRSYQGKALGHLYFAHDEALPVLLSRASGSRPGGATGLAAPGPVQLTSGLRTTRLSGAARRSGPIALEVIPYRR
- a CDS encoding ribonuclease H, which encodes MAKQAQQQPRVVAAASDGACSGNPGPGGWGALLRFEDGTERELGGAAERTTNNRMELEATLRLYEALADLPRHPDLAIRTDSKYVIDGLTRWLPNWKRKGWVTAARKPVLNRDLWEALDAARLADVPLRYVKGHSGDPDNDRVDAIAVAFSQGRSPRLANGPSAPAAPEPSVQPQADPAPPALVALLGRLELADRLARGGYSLTTAELAQLVEQPMRQLEQRSGPWRWRDWEVHPQDGSGWRLERCASGSDGRA
- a CDS encoding quinone-dependent dihydroorotate dehydrogenase, with amino-acid sequence MTDASDAPAPSDGPLSTRALYRRWVGPLLSRDVGADAEQLSQLTLMALAQASLRRDWPVVADVVSGLSAELQRRDLRLEQTLFGCRFANPVGLAAGFDKNGVAAGLWHAFGFGFAELGTVTWHPQPGNPRPRLFRLAAERAALNRMGFNNGGAERVRRNLQRQRLPPPSQRPAVLGLNFGKSRVTDLDRAPEDYAASLELLSPLADYAVINVSSPNTPGLRDLQQVGQLRRLVERLRRLPACPPLLVKIAPDLEDDAIDTIARLAFEEGLAGVIAVNTSLDRLGLESRRLPQTGRTLAEEAGGLSGAPLRPRALQVLRRLRAAAGPALPLIGVGGIDSAEAAWERITAGASLVQLYTGWIYEGPALVPAILEGLQRQLDRHGFSTLREAVGSGVPWA
- a CDS encoding secretin N-terminal domain-containing protein yields the protein MSCRLLRSVLVGGLLVSSASGAPFSPLLAPAQAQSSGSLELKVRRQPDVVEVVLENTGPAPALQQTSSSDSWEARISLEAANALRLGPQQTGLPSEGLKSISLTGSGRDYLLRVESVAGRTLSPPVLSADGQNLVLSFPASPTGLTQTTRLNLNRPGRVPQASYVPPLQPRAVAPPLGDMAVGTMVMRNQGYVSLQGPPVTLNFRNTPVKEAMLSLARVGGYGFVYVDDRADNLRDEEELIRGADGVTRTQTLNEDPRPVTMLFNNESYSTAVNAVLMASRIQAKVQGSTIFAGPQVVAQAGFGPQLSKVYRLNQATPQSAAQYLASLGAEIFVPEQITQTQSTGETTTAGGGGGGGAAGTTVGNVSTETATRTTITTYSSNKGPLLGMTGTVDDRLGTITLVGTPTTVQAAEGYLKQIDLRERQVALSVKILDVSLENTNDIDNSFSLRFGNNLIVNDQGRLLAAFGRNLPANEGSFASAPLETESSSTSSFDESSGSREFSGLNTDTSFNSNDVSDALTATFENGRSLSQSQIEDINNSLSRDTGTSLQEVTRDITITQPDGSTLTETLTEYRIVPTANSSQGFSSSLAQNINEILSSSTGQRVSLARNSSSGNRSDLRGDLSTSRRSASGSRTDSTSSTGVSSRRRNPALNYPDQAFYDFLQAQIVSENTKVLASPTIILSESNEIIRGSGTRV
- a CDS encoding type II secretion system protein GspD yields the protein MSESDGGAISCEAEYSTAGLVLGARVQKIDDNGFVSFSLSPQISATTGETFENGAFCPETEILNFRRLDTGSVRVRDGQTLILTGVISESDRQVVSKWPVLGDIPLVGQFFRASTGDRQRNELVIMVTPRVINDDVGGTYGYGYRPATAPARELIYNQSQRRP
- a CDS encoding pentapeptide repeat-containing protein, with protein sequence MIAPIALPAALILGGGAAHAGGNVMDLVQLLETRSCRGCRLQDADLTHANLQDAQLEQARLQRADLGRAQLDGANLQGADLSFATLRHASLRGADLRGATLSGTDLIEADLTGALLDENALSTSHWKDAKGVQAEASDYASLHNAGVEHALKGRFPDAEEYFNKALIRKPDAAVTWVARGITRAEQAKRELASRDFAYAAELFEQQEQPELAKQMREGAERVKKDPKNRGGNGWGSTMLKGAGGMFQQILPLAVKYLAPLGL
- a CDS encoding calcium-binding protein, which codes for MTETIVLGLGNQAIELPGSAEGERRRYNVEGDLPTLEPGVGGGNDTIVGGAGNTDRLVGDANMLYALGGNDRLIARGLYTELIGDAQFLKPFARGGSDVIESAAAAGSRTMIFGDAVNAYGRVFGGNDTIVSGASDDFIYGDFQYLLEPDLIGDPLTFEIYRQQVQIDPTVAPQGFTYEPVTLDLINQTNEQLAGGPPPQPGPNDVSVTIATERGLIEAFNAVYQGIPDALSYTPFEGEDPTIETFTSFGPVFLLNPDGTPSGRIEIDPTTGAPVQASAPQFDAAGNSLFDPVVTTLETNPGKPPGPPLTEALLTEFESLIQFPDFNNSTSPASLTYVLPNPSAADPLAPVGGTDLFIYDSFDEGRDVIFDFRPDQDGDRVVFQNGLRFEEQGSSFFVYGNGRDTLITFGNSSILLAGFTDLRGEHLIFQDPPPPGAITPDGGFEAITIL